One Cellulomonas sp. Y8 DNA segment encodes these proteins:
- a CDS encoding FadR/GntR family transcriptional regulator, whose amino-acid sequence MAVEVLHSTVLEAIGAEITGGLLPAGTVLTLEQLQQRFGVSRTVARETMRSLEQLGLLTSRRRVGLVVRPSSDWMVFDPRVIRWRLAGPGRLGQLRSLTELRAAVEPVAAAAAARHASPEEVDELLALMARLRELGEAGRLDEFLEVDQRFHALLLRAGRNEMFGALTGVVAEVLAGRTRHGLMPSRPRAEALDAHAAVAEAVRRRDPEAAERAMTVITSEIRAALGDLH is encoded by the coding sequence TTGGCGGTCGAGGTGCTGCACAGCACGGTGCTGGAGGCGATCGGCGCGGAGATCACCGGCGGGTTGCTGCCCGCCGGCACGGTGCTGACGCTGGAGCAGCTGCAGCAGCGGTTCGGGGTGTCCCGGACCGTGGCGCGGGAGACGATGCGCTCGCTCGAGCAGCTCGGGCTGCTGACGTCGCGGCGCCGGGTGGGGCTGGTCGTGCGGCCGTCGTCCGACTGGATGGTGTTCGACCCGCGCGTGATCCGGTGGCGGCTCGCCGGCCCCGGGAGGTTGGGTCAGCTGCGCTCGCTCACGGAGCTGCGCGCGGCCGTCGAGCCCGTCGCCGCGGCGGCCGCCGCCCGGCACGCCTCCCCCGAGGAGGTCGACGAGCTGCTGGCCCTGATGGCGCGGCTCCGCGAGCTCGGCGAGGCCGGCCGGCTGGACGAGTTCCTCGAGGTCGACCAGCGGTTCCACGCGCTGCTGCTGCGCGCCGGGCGCAACGAGATGTTCGGCGCGCTCACCGGGGTGGTCGCCGAGGTCCTCGCGGGTCGGACCCGGCACGGCCTCATGCCCTCCCGCCCGCGCGCGGAGGCGCTCGACGCGCACGCCGCCGTGGCCGAGGCGGTCCGCCGCCGCGACCCCGAGGCCGCCGAGCGCGCGATGACCGTCATCACGAGCGAGATCCGCGCCGCCCTCGGCGACCTGCACTGA
- a CDS encoding FAD-dependent oxidoreductase — MVARTSLWWDRREPASHPHHRAPGEVPHPGDEPADVVVVGAGLTGLTTALLLTRAGCRVLVLEARAVGAGTTGRSTAKVSLLQGDRLASLAERHEDRVVAAYAEGSAEGMDWLLRYLDDHGVPYQRREALTFATTAEGRARVEAELEAARRAGVPVGWRRRTDLPLPVTGAIGLADQAQVDPLDVLGALAADVVGRGGRIAEGVRVLGMHHGAELGGLSRRTVLRTTAGDVAADAVVLATGTPILDRGGAFARLHALRSYLCAFRVPEPPPTSMALSVDADTRSVRSVPALAGAGLVRGPAVPGGSATPVGAAVPDLLLVGGAGHPVGRRPKTGESVRALVDWTRAHVPGAELTHVWSAQDYATTDGLPLVGRLLPLDPRLYVATGYAKWGMTTAVAAALVLAADILNDRAPRWAESWRPWGRHELTGLGDAARLNASVARWLAGGWTAPRAGAGTRAAPPEGQGGVERAGVRPEAVCTVGGVTRRVSGVCTHLGGVVTWNEVERSWDCPLHGSRFAPDGAPLEGPATTPLEPLGRARTGSVAGPGGPGTG, encoded by the coding sequence GTGGTCGCCCGGACGTCGCTGTGGTGGGACCGGCGCGAGCCCGCGTCCCACCCGCACCACCGCGCGCCGGGGGAGGTGCCGCACCCCGGCGACGAGCCTGCCGACGTGGTCGTGGTCGGCGCCGGGCTCACCGGGCTGACCACGGCCCTGCTGCTGACCCGCGCCGGCTGCCGGGTCCTCGTCCTCGAGGCCCGCGCGGTCGGCGCGGGCACCACCGGGCGCAGCACGGCGAAGGTGAGCCTGCTGCAGGGCGACCGGCTCGCCTCGCTGGCCGAGCGCCACGAGGACCGCGTGGTCGCCGCGTACGCCGAGGGCAGCGCCGAGGGCATGGACTGGCTGCTGCGCTACCTCGACGACCACGGGGTGCCCTACCAGCGGCGCGAGGCCCTGACCTTCGCGACCACCGCCGAGGGGCGTGCCCGGGTCGAGGCGGAGCTCGAGGCCGCCCGACGCGCCGGGGTGCCGGTCGGCTGGCGGCGGCGCACCGACCTGCCGCTGCCGGTGACCGGCGCGATCGGCCTCGCGGACCAGGCGCAGGTCGACCCGTTGGACGTGCTGGGCGCCCTCGCCGCCGACGTCGTCGGGCGCGGCGGTCGGATCGCCGAGGGGGTCCGGGTGCTCGGGATGCACCACGGCGCCGAGCTCGGCGGGCTGAGCCGGCGCACGGTGCTGCGGACCACGGCGGGTGACGTCGCCGCGGACGCGGTGGTGCTGGCGACGGGCACGCCGATCCTCGACCGCGGCGGGGCGTTCGCGCGGCTGCACGCCCTGCGGTCGTACCTGTGCGCGTTCCGGGTGCCGGAGCCGCCGCCGACGAGCATGGCGCTCTCCGTCGACGCCGACACCCGGTCGGTGCGCTCCGTGCCGGCCCTCGCGGGGGCGGGGCTGGTGCGGGGTCCGGCCGTCCCGGGCGGTTCCGCGACCCCGGTCGGCGCGGCGGTGCCGGACCTGCTGCTCGTCGGCGGCGCGGGGCACCCCGTGGGCCGGCGGCCCAAGACGGGGGAGTCGGTGCGCGCGCTCGTCGACTGGACCCGGGCGCACGTCCCCGGTGCCGAGCTGACCCACGTGTGGTCGGCGCAGGACTACGCGACGACCGACGGGCTGCCGCTGGTGGGCCGGCTGCTGCCGCTCGACCCGCGGTTGTACGTCGCCACGGGCTACGCGAAGTGGGGCATGACGACCGCCGTGGCCGCCGCGCTCGTGCTGGCGGCGGACATCCTCAACGACCGCGCCCCGCGCTGGGCGGAGTCCTGGCGGCCGTGGGGCCGGCACGAGCTCACCGGGCTCGGGGACGCCGCGCGGCTGAACGCCTCGGTCGCGCGGTGGCTCGCGGGCGGCTGGACCGCCCCGCGCGCCGGGGCCGGGACGCGCGCCGCCCCGCCGGAGGGGCAGGGCGGTGTCGAGCGCGCGGGGGTGCGCCCGGAGGCGGTGTGCACCGTCGGCGGCGTCACCCGGCGGGTGTCCGGCGTGTGCACGCACCTCGGCGGCGTCGTGACCTGGAACGAGGTCGAGCGGTCCTGGGACTGCCCGCTGCACGGCAGCCGGTTCGCCCCGGACGGCGCGCCCCTGGAGGGCCCCGCGACCACGCCGCTCGAGCCGCTGGGCCGAGCCCGTACCGGGTCCGTCGCCGGCCCCGGCGGACCCGGTACGGGCTAG
- the ppk2 gene encoding polyphosphate kinase 2: protein MTTPKVPKDVYEAELFRLQSELVTLQEWVRSTGTRVAVVFEGRDAAGKGGTIKRISEYLSPRVARIAALPAPTERERTEWYFQRYAAHLPAGGEIVLFDRSWYNRAGVEKVMGFCTDEEHALFLRQAPVFERMLIDDGVLLRKYWFSVSDKEQLRRFRSRLDDPVRRWKLSPMDLESIARWEDYSRAKDEMFAHTDTPDSPWYVVESDIKRNARLNMIAHLLSTIPYREVKQQKVKLPKRPPADDYQRPPRELFTSVPDHAARLAGDPEADA, encoded by the coding sequence ATGACGACGCCGAAGGTGCCCAAGGACGTGTACGAGGCCGAGCTGTTCCGCCTGCAGTCCGAGCTCGTCACCCTCCAGGAGTGGGTGCGGTCGACGGGGACCCGGGTGGCCGTGGTCTTCGAGGGCCGGGACGCGGCCGGCAAGGGCGGCACGATCAAGCGGATCTCCGAGTACCTCAGCCCCCGCGTCGCGCGCATCGCCGCGCTGCCGGCGCCCACCGAGCGCGAGCGCACCGAGTGGTACTTCCAGCGGTACGCCGCGCACCTGCCCGCGGGCGGCGAGATCGTGCTGTTCGACCGGTCCTGGTACAACCGCGCGGGCGTCGAGAAGGTCATGGGGTTCTGCACCGACGAGGAGCACGCGCTGTTCCTCCGCCAGGCCCCGGTGTTCGAGCGGATGCTCATCGACGACGGCGTCCTGCTGCGCAAGTACTGGTTCTCGGTGTCGGACAAGGAGCAGCTCCGGCGGTTCCGGTCGCGGCTGGACGACCCGGTCCGGCGGTGGAAGCTGAGCCCGATGGACCTGGAGTCGATCGCCCGCTGGGAGGACTACTCCCGGGCGAAGGACGAGATGTTCGCGCACACCGACACCCCGGACAGCCCCTGGTACGTCGTGGAGTCCGACATCAAGCGGAACGCCCGGCTCAACATGATCGCCCACCTGCTCTCGACGATCCCGTACCGCGAGGTGAAGCAGCAGAAGGTGAAGCTGCCCAAGCGGCCGCCCGCCGACGACTACCAGCGGCCGCCGCGCGAGCTGTTCACCTCGGTGCCGGACCACGCGGCGCGCCTGGCGGGCGACCCGGAGGCGGACGCCTGA
- a CDS encoding nucleotidyltransferase domain-containing protein — MSDVTFLDRVAGTLAALPGVEAVSLGGSRAHGTARPDSDWDLAVYYRGTFDPQHLRDVGWDGHVFEVGGWGGGVFNGGAWLTVEGRRVDVHYRDLDVVEREVDRAGRGEFDVEPLLFHLAGFPTYVVVAELAGHRVLRGTLPRPGFPAALRRTAPEVWGARADFTLDGAEQHARAGRVAQCAGLVAVAVTQRAHAVLAGRGEWATNEKRLLDRAGLRGVDDLVLGLAPEPEALLAAVAGARRLGGG; from the coding sequence ATGTCCGACGTGACGTTCCTCGACCGCGTCGCCGGCACCCTGGCAGCCCTGCCCGGGGTGGAGGCGGTGTCCCTGGGCGGTTCTCGCGCGCACGGCACCGCGCGGCCGGACAGCGACTGGGACCTCGCCGTGTACTACCGGGGCACGTTCGACCCGCAGCACCTCCGGGACGTCGGCTGGGACGGCCACGTGTTCGAGGTCGGGGGCTGGGGCGGCGGCGTCTTCAACGGCGGGGCGTGGCTGACCGTCGAGGGCCGGCGGGTCGACGTGCACTACCGGGACCTCGACGTCGTCGAGCGGGAGGTCGACCGGGCGGGGCGCGGGGAGTTCGACGTCGAGCCGCTGCTGTTCCACCTCGCCGGGTTCCCCACCTACGTCGTGGTCGCCGAGCTGGCCGGGCACCGGGTGCTGCGCGGCACGCTCCCCCGGCCCGGGTTCCCCGCGGCGCTGCGCCGGACCGCACCGGAGGTGTGGGGCGCGCGGGCCGACTTCACGCTCGACGGCGCCGAGCAGCACGCGCGCGCCGGGCGGGTCGCGCAGTGCGCGGGGCTGGTCGCCGTGGCCGTCACGCAGCGCGCGCACGCGGTGCTCGCGGGGCGCGGCGAGTGGGCCACCAACGAGAAGCGGCTGCTGGACCGGGCCGGGCTGCGCGGGGTCGACGACCTGGTGCTGGGGCTGGCGCCGGAGCCCGAGGCGCTGCTGGCCGCGGTGGCGGGGGCGCGGAGGCTGGGCGGGGGCTGA
- a CDS encoding GntP family permease: MLSLPSAAPLLLAAAAEDAAPAVSDTRLIVAAVVGIAVIVALIVWVKLHPFLALMLGAGVLAVAAGLPYVDAFTSFTKGLGETVAGVGILIALGAIIGKMLIDSGGADQIVDSILARTPVQRLPWAMAFAAFIIGIPLFFEVGVVLLIPVVMLVARRSKVSMIVVGIPALAGLSALHGLVPPHPGPLIAIDALGADLGLTLGLGLLVAIPTVAVAGPLLAKPMARWVPLDPPTEILGGSERADDARRPSFATALTVVLLPVVLMLARTLAETVGFEDSGFGQVLDFVGTPLVALLITALVSLVLLGTRQGRDRSMVSKLVDSSFAPIASILLIVGAGGGFKQTLVDSGVGDVIAKGLANAPISPLLAAWLVAVLIRVATGSATVATVTAAGIVAPLAEGLSPTHVALMVLAIGAGSVFLSHVNDAGFWLVKEYFKMTVGQTFKTWSLMECVLSVTALVVVLLLSLVI, encoded by the coding sequence ATGCTCTCCCTCCCGTCCGCAGCACCGCTGCTGCTGGCCGCCGCGGCCGAGGACGCGGCGCCCGCCGTCTCCGACACCCGGCTGATCGTCGCCGCCGTCGTCGGCATCGCGGTGATCGTCGCGCTGATCGTCTGGGTGAAGCTGCACCCGTTCCTCGCGCTCATGCTCGGCGCCGGCGTGCTCGCCGTGGCCGCCGGCCTGCCCTACGTCGACGCCTTCACCTCGTTCACGAAGGGGCTCGGCGAGACCGTCGCCGGCGTCGGCATCCTCATCGCCCTCGGCGCGATCATCGGCAAGATGCTGATCGACTCCGGAGGGGCCGACCAGATCGTCGACTCGATCCTCGCGCGGACGCCGGTCCAGCGGCTCCCGTGGGCGATGGCGTTCGCCGCGTTCATCATCGGCATCCCGCTGTTCTTCGAGGTCGGCGTCGTCCTGCTGATCCCGGTCGTCATGCTCGTCGCGCGCCGGTCCAAGGTGTCGATGATCGTCGTCGGCATCCCGGCCCTCGCCGGCCTGTCCGCGCTGCACGGCCTGGTGCCGCCGCACCCCGGCCCGCTGATCGCGATCGACGCCCTCGGCGCGGACCTCGGCCTGACCCTCGGCCTCGGACTGCTGGTCGCGATCCCGACCGTCGCGGTCGCCGGCCCGCTGCTCGCCAAGCCGATGGCCCGCTGGGTCCCGCTCGACCCGCCGACCGAGATCCTCGGCGGCTCGGAGCGCGCGGACGACGCCCGCCGCCCGTCGTTCGCCACCGCGCTGACCGTCGTGCTGCTGCCGGTCGTCCTCATGCTGGCCCGCACCCTCGCCGAGACCGTCGGGTTCGAGGACTCCGGGTTCGGCCAGGTGCTCGACTTCGTGGGCACCCCCCTGGTCGCGCTGCTCATCACCGCGCTGGTGTCGCTGGTCCTGCTCGGCACCCGCCAGGGCCGCGACCGCAGCATGGTCAGCAAGCTCGTCGACTCCTCGTTCGCCCCGATCGCGAGCATCCTGCTCATCGTCGGCGCGGGCGGCGGCTTCAAGCAGACCCTCGTCGACTCCGGCGTCGGCGACGTCATCGCCAAGGGCCTGGCGAACGCGCCGATCTCGCCGCTGCTCGCGGCGTGGCTGGTCGCCGTGCTGATCCGCGTCGCCACGGGCTCCGCGACCGTCGCCACCGTCACCGCGGCCGGCATCGTCGCGCCGCTGGCCGAGGGCCTCTCCCCGACGCACGTCGCGCTCATGGTGCTGGCGATCGGCGCCGGCTCGGTGTTCCTGAGCCACGTGAACGACGCCGGGTTCTGGCTGGTCAAGGAGTACTTCAAGATGACCGTCGGCCAGACGTTCAAGACCTGGTCGCTCATGGAGTGCGTCCTGTCGGTGACCGCCCTGGTGGTGGTCCTGCTCCTGAGCCTGGTCATCTAG
- a CDS encoding DUF418 domain-containing protein: protein MPSASTAVPVPAGPVSVRRGIADRWRDLGRPPRLIGLDVARALAVVGMVAVHVGRVPELTWSRPATWGGISHGHSALLFAFVAGISVALSTGRRDVPAGDRLRTARLALVGRALVVLAIGLVLELLGSPASVILPVYGVLFVALTPVLGWTPRRLAVAAVTVALVGPALVTGATTLALGGAGGPGISLLVVGVYQATTWWPLLLAGMALGRCELGSPRFAAGLLVGGVLLAVLGHGLGAAVGTGAVSAGEDLPASESFAMDAQGRVVGEDGDAQEESPGALPSYRERLLEDTDLGTLTAAALSSAPHSGGTLEIVGGGGVAAAVVGACLLLGRPLRPVLVPLAAVGSMPLTCYAVHVVSLAVLIAPGGLRMPLLADDGRPTGHGTFLWSVAVALVGCTAWALTLGRGPLERLTARGARALAR, encoded by the coding sequence GTGCCCAGCGCCAGCACTGCCGTTCCCGTCCCTGCAGGACCCGTCTCCGTCCGGCGCGGGATCGCCGACCGCTGGCGGGACCTCGGCCGACCACCCCGGCTGATCGGCCTGGACGTCGCCCGCGCGCTCGCCGTCGTCGGCATGGTCGCCGTGCACGTCGGCCGCGTGCCGGAGCTGACCTGGTCCCGGCCGGCCACCTGGGGCGGGATCTCCCACGGCCACTCCGCGCTCCTGTTCGCGTTCGTCGCCGGGATCTCCGTCGCCCTGTCGACCGGTCGACGCGACGTCCCGGCCGGTGACCGTCTCCGCACCGCGCGGCTCGCGCTCGTGGGCCGGGCGCTGGTGGTCCTCGCCATCGGGCTCGTGCTCGAGCTGCTCGGGTCGCCCGCCTCGGTGATCCTGCCCGTGTACGGCGTGCTGTTCGTCGCGCTGACCCCGGTCCTCGGCTGGACCCCGCGCCGGCTGGCGGTGGCGGCGGTGACGGTGGCCCTGGTCGGGCCCGCGCTGGTCACCGGGGCGACCACGCTCGCTCTCGGCGGGGCGGGCGGCCCCGGGATCAGCCTGCTCGTCGTCGGCGTGTACCAGGCGACGACGTGGTGGCCGCTGCTCCTCGCCGGCATGGCGCTCGGGCGCTGCGAGCTGGGCTCGCCCCGGTTCGCGGCGGGGCTGCTCGTCGGCGGCGTGCTGCTGGCCGTGCTCGGGCACGGTCTCGGCGCCGCGGTCGGCACCGGCGCCGTGAGCGCGGGCGAGGACCTCCCGGCGTCGGAGAGCTTCGCGATGGACGCGCAGGGACGCGTGGTCGGTGAGGACGGCGACGCCCAGGAGGAGTCGCCCGGCGCGCTGCCGAGCTATCGCGAGCGCCTCCTCGAGGACACCGACCTCGGCACCCTCACCGCAGCCGCCCTGTCCTCGGCGCCGCACTCCGGCGGCACTCTCGAGATCGTCGGCGGCGGTGGCGTCGCCGCGGCGGTGGTCGGCGCCTGCCTGCTCCTGGGGCGGCCGCTGCGGCCGGTGCTCGTCCCGCTCGCCGCCGTGGGCTCGATGCCCCTGACCTGCTACGCCGTGCACGTCGTCTCGCTCGCCGTGCTCATCGCACCGGGCGGCCTGCGGATGCCCCTGCTGGCCGACGACGGGAGACCCACCGGCCACGGGACCTTCCTGTGGTCGGTCGCCGTGGCGCTCGTGGGCTGCACCGCCTGGGCCCTGACGCTCGGGCGCGGGCCGCTGGAGCGGCTCACCGCCCGCGGGGCCCGCGCACTGGCCCGCTAG
- a CDS encoding pyruvate dehydrogenase has protein sequence MARSSTVADQLVAQVVAAGAKHIYGIVGDSLNPVVDAVRRARAAGEDIQWVHVRHEEAAAFAAAAEAEITGDLAVCAGSCGPGNLHLINGLYDANRSRVPVLAIASHIPSAQIGTQYFQETHPDRLFVECSVFSEMISSAAQAPRVIRSAIHHAYGAPGVAVLTLPGDVADLEAPPAGTDTLARPRKPRVVPAEADVAALAAAIDGAKKVTILAGAGVRGAHDDVLALADKIAAPVGHSLRGKEHIQYDNPFDVGMTGLLGYGALQASMDEADLLILLGTDFPYDQFLPSDVRTVQVDIEPTRLGRRTRNDLAVVGDVGETVRALLPLVERKKSRRFLDQMVKKHEKAMGGVVGAYTKDVEHHRPIHPEYAAVVLDEEAADDAVFTVDTGMGNVWAARYLTPNGRRRVIGSFLHGSMANAVPHAIGAALAARDSGAEQKHVVAIAGDGGLSMLLGELITLVHYDLPVKVILFDNATLGMVRLEMLVDGLPSYGTDSPAIDYAALGTALGIPSVRVEDPTQIRAALRQAFAHDGPALVDLVTDPRALSIPPKITRQQVSGFTAAMSKEILGGGMGEVMAMARSNLRNVPRP, from the coding sequence GTGGCGCGCAGCAGCACGGTGGCCGACCAGCTCGTCGCCCAGGTGGTGGCGGCCGGGGCCAAGCACATCTACGGCATCGTCGGCGACAGCCTGAACCCGGTGGTGGACGCGGTCCGCCGCGCGCGGGCCGCGGGCGAGGACATCCAGTGGGTGCACGTCCGGCACGAGGAGGCCGCCGCGTTCGCCGCGGCCGCTGAGGCGGAGATCACCGGCGACCTCGCCGTCTGCGCCGGCTCCTGCGGCCCGGGCAACCTGCACCTCATCAACGGCCTGTACGACGCGAACCGCAGCCGGGTCCCCGTCCTCGCGATCGCGTCGCACATCCCGAGCGCGCAGATCGGCACCCAGTACTTCCAGGAGACGCACCCGGACCGGCTGTTCGTCGAGTGCTCGGTGTTCTCCGAGATGATCTCGTCCGCCGCGCAGGCGCCGCGGGTCATCCGCAGCGCGATCCACCACGCCTACGGCGCCCCGGGCGTCGCCGTGCTGACGCTCCCCGGCGACGTCGCGGACCTCGAGGCACCGCCCGCCGGCACCGACACCCTGGCCCGCCCGCGCAAGCCGCGCGTCGTCCCCGCCGAGGCCGACGTCGCCGCGCTGGCCGCCGCGATCGACGGCGCCAAGAAGGTCACGATCCTGGCCGGCGCGGGCGTCCGCGGGGCGCACGACGACGTCCTCGCCCTGGCCGACAAGATCGCCGCGCCCGTCGGGCACAGCCTGCGCGGCAAGGAGCACATCCAGTACGACAACCCGTTCGACGTCGGGATGACCGGCCTGCTCGGGTACGGCGCGCTCCAGGCGTCGATGGACGAGGCCGACCTGCTGATCCTGCTCGGCACCGACTTCCCGTACGACCAGTTCCTCCCCTCCGACGTCCGCACCGTCCAGGTCGACATCGAGCCGACCCGCCTCGGCCGCCGGACCCGGAACGACCTGGCGGTCGTCGGCGACGTGGGCGAGACCGTGCGCGCGCTGCTGCCGCTCGTCGAGCGGAAGAAGTCCCGCCGGTTCCTCGACCAGATGGTCAAGAAGCACGAGAAGGCGATGGGCGGGGTCGTCGGCGCCTACACCAAGGACGTCGAGCACCACCGCCCGATCCACCCCGAGTACGCCGCGGTCGTCCTCGACGAGGAGGCCGCCGACGACGCCGTGTTCACGGTCGACACCGGCATGGGCAACGTCTGGGCCGCGCGGTACCTCACGCCGAACGGCCGCCGCCGGGTCATCGGGTCGTTCCTGCACGGGTCGATGGCCAACGCGGTGCCGCACGCGATCGGCGCGGCGCTGGCCGCCCGGGACTCCGGCGCCGAGCAGAAGCACGTCGTGGCGATCGCGGGCGACGGCGGCCTGTCGATGCTGCTCGGCGAGCTCATCACCCTCGTGCACTACGACCTGCCGGTGAAGGTGATCCTGTTCGACAACGCGACGCTCGGCATGGTCCGGCTGGAGATGCTGGTCGACGGCCTGCCGAGCTACGGCACCGACTCCCCGGCGATCGACTACGCGGCGCTGGGTACCGCGCTCGGCATCCCGTCGGTGCGCGTCGAGGACCCGACCCAGATCCGGGCGGCGCTGCGCCAGGCGTTCGCGCACGACGGCCCGGCGCTGGTCGACCTGGTCACGGACCCGCGCGCGCTGTCGATCCCGCCGAAGATCACCCGCCAGCAGGTCAGCGGGTTCACGGCGGCGATGAGCAAGGAGATCCTCGGCGGCGGCATGGGCGAGGTCATGGCGATGGCCCGCTCGAACCTCCGCAACGTCCCGCGCCCCTGA
- a CDS encoding YtxH domain-containing protein: protein MKGKLAFVLGAGVGYVLGTRAGRAQFEKIKGWASDAWHDPRVQSTVDDLESKATGFAKDQGAALKDKAVDAVKSAVSRTSDDDATGTTGATRTTPPAGTTPTTPVTPPGA, encoded by the coding sequence ATGAAGGGCAAGCTGGCATTCGTCCTCGGCGCGGGCGTGGGCTACGTGCTCGGGACCCGCGCGGGTCGCGCGCAGTTCGAGAAGATCAAGGGCTGGGCGTCCGACGCGTGGCACGACCCGCGGGTCCAGTCGACGGTCGACGACCTCGAGTCGAAGGCCACCGGGTTCGCGAAGGACCAGGGCGCCGCGCTGAAGGACAAGGCCGTCGACGCGGTGAAGAGCGCCGTGTCGCGCACGTCCGACGACGACGCGACCGGGACGACCGGCGCGACGCGGACCACCCCGCCGGCCGGGACGACCCCGACCACGCCGGTCACCCCGCCCGGGGCGTAG
- a CDS encoding APC family permease, whose translation MAESTQVSRDQQPALKRSIGRTVLLLFVVGDILGAGIYALTGTVAAEVGGAIWLPFLLAFVLAALTATAYAELVARYPRAAGAALYANRAFRRPFLTFLVAFAVMMSGITSASAAARAFGGDYLAELLPFGVPTVVAAWVFLGLITLVNVLGVSESVRVNVVLTLIEATGLLVIIGIGVVALVRGEGDPGRALELNTEGAAWMGVLGGAALAFYALLGFEDSVNLAEEAKHPRRDYPRALFGGLAIAGAIYLAVAFTASMLVETDVLVGSTGPLLEVVKVAGLVFPAWLFALIALLAVMNTALINMMMASRLVYGMARERIIPALFGRVQARRRTPVVAIAFTVVLALTLTATGDLGDLADTTVLLLLLVFAVVNVAVLVLRRRPVSGPDGDDDEPERVEGDSARSFRAPTWAPVVGAVVSLVLASPLTGREGSVYLRAAVLLAIGVVLYVVNRLVVGRVDADDSALAG comes from the coding sequence GTGGCGGAGTCCACGCAGGTGAGCCGGGACCAGCAGCCCGCGCTCAAGCGCTCGATCGGCCGGACCGTGCTGCTGCTGTTCGTCGTCGGGGACATCCTCGGCGCCGGGATCTACGCGCTCACCGGGACCGTCGCCGCCGAGGTCGGCGGGGCGATCTGGCTGCCGTTCCTGCTCGCGTTCGTGCTGGCCGCGCTCACCGCGACCGCCTACGCCGAGCTGGTCGCGCGGTACCCGCGGGCGGCCGGTGCCGCGCTGTACGCGAACCGCGCCTTCCGCCGGCCGTTCCTCACCTTCCTGGTCGCGTTCGCCGTGATGATGTCCGGCATCACCAGCGCGTCGGCCGCCGCCCGCGCGTTCGGCGGGGACTACCTCGCCGAGCTGCTGCCGTTCGGCGTGCCGACCGTGGTCGCCGCGTGGGTGTTCCTCGGGCTCATCACGCTCGTGAACGTCCTGGGCGTCTCGGAGTCGGTCCGGGTCAACGTCGTGCTCACGCTGATCGAGGCGACCGGGCTGCTGGTCATCATCGGCATCGGCGTGGTCGCGCTGGTCCGCGGCGAGGGCGACCCGGGTCGCGCGCTGGAGCTGAACACGGAGGGCGCCGCGTGGATGGGCGTCCTGGGCGGCGCGGCGCTGGCGTTCTACGCGCTGCTCGGGTTCGAGGACTCGGTCAACCTCGCGGAGGAGGCGAAGCACCCGCGGCGCGACTACCCGCGGGCGCTGTTCGGCGGGCTCGCGATCGCCGGCGCCATCTACCTGGCCGTGGCGTTCACCGCGTCGATGCTGGTGGAGACGGACGTGCTCGTCGGGTCGACGGGGCCGCTGCTCGAGGTGGTGAAGGTCGCCGGGCTGGTCTTCCCCGCGTGGCTGTTCGCGCTCATCGCGCTGCTGGCCGTGATGAACACCGCGCTGATCAACATGATGATGGCCTCGCGCCTGGTCTACGGGATGGCCCGGGAGCGGATCATCCCCGCCCTGTTCGGGCGGGTGCAGGCGCGGCGCCGGACCCCGGTGGTCGCGATCGCGTTCACCGTGGTGCTGGCCCTGACGCTCACCGCGACCGGCGACCTCGGGGACCTCGCGGACACCACCGTCCTGCTCCTGCTGCTGGTGTTCGCGGTGGTGAACGTGGCGGTGCTGGTGCTGCGCCGCCGCCCCGTCTCGGGCCCCGACGGCGACGACGACGAGCCCGAGCGGGTCGAGGGCGACTCCGCGCGGTCGTTCCGGGCCCCGACCTGGGCGCCGGTGGTCGGCGCGGTGGTGTCGCTGGTCCTGGCGTCCCCGCTGACCGGGCGGGAGGGGTCGGTGTACCTGCGGGCCGCGGTCCTGCTGGCGATCGGCGTGGTGCTGTACGTGGTGAACCGGCTGGTGGTGGGGAGGGTCGACGCGGACGACTCCGCGCTGGCAGGCTGA
- a CDS encoding gluconokinase: MPEVQHLVIMGVSGSGKTTTAQILADRLAWPYAEADEFHPQANIDKMSAGTPLTDEDRWPWLRAMRDWLTEQSRAGRSTIVTCSALRVAYRDVLREAEGRVRFVHLQGTIEAIGERMSGRAGHFMPTSLLPSQFQTLEPLTDAEDGVHVPVEVSPQSVADAALRELGIDPATARADAAPATSPQES; the protein is encoded by the coding sequence ATGCCGGAGGTCCAGCACCTCGTGATCATGGGTGTCTCGGGGTCGGGGAAGACCACGACCGCGCAGATCCTCGCCGACCGTCTCGCCTGGCCGTACGCCGAGGCCGACGAGTTCCACCCCCAGGCCAACATCGACAAGATGTCCGCGGGCACCCCGCTGACCGACGAGGACCGCTGGCCGTGGCTGCGCGCCATGCGGGACTGGCTCACCGAGCAGTCCCGCGCCGGCCGGTCGACCATCGTCACCTGCTCCGCGCTGCGCGTCGCCTACCGCGACGTGCTGCGCGAGGCCGAGGGCCGCGTCCGGTTCGTGCACCTGCAGGGCACGATCGAGGCGATCGGCGAGCGGATGTCCGGCCGTGCCGGGCACTTCATGCCGACCTCCCTGCTGCCCTCGCAGTTCCAGACCCTCGAGCCGCTCACCGACGCCGAGGACGGCGTGCACGTGCCGGTCGAGGTCTCCCCCCAGTCCGTCGCCGACGCCGCCCTGCGCGAGCTCGGCATCGACCCCGCCACCGCACGCGCCGACGCGGCGCCGGCGACCTCCCCCCAGGAGTCCTGA